In Halobaculum limi, one DNA window encodes the following:
- a CDS encoding mannose-1-phosphate guanylyltransferase — protein sequence MTRPVVAVVLAGGTGTRLYPASRSDRPKQFLSLGEGDESLLSRTVERTGFADTTLVATRSAFADEIPEHAPDAEVVVEPAGKDTGPAIVYATHRAREAVDGDPVVVVLPADHHVPDGDAFERTMARGARVAAESGRLVAFGVEPTRPATGYGYIEAGTARGVGDGAYRELAAFHEKPDAEAAADYVDAGYYWNAGIFAWTPKALVRETRETPLEPLVAELESADPDPDAGFDAVDPVSIDYAVMERAERAAVVPADFAWDDLGAWDALDRVLDADAEGNVVTGASDVLSVDAADNVVASDGAHVSLVGVEDLCVVAYDDRVLVVPKAEAQRVRDVVGRLKASDDF from the coding sequence ATGACCCGCCCCGTCGTCGCTGTCGTCCTCGCCGGCGGCACCGGAACCCGCCTGTACCCCGCCTCACGCAGCGACCGGCCCAAGCAGTTCCTCTCGCTCGGTGAGGGCGACGAGAGCCTCCTCTCGCGCACCGTCGAGCGCACGGGCTTCGCGGACACGACGCTCGTCGCCACCCGTTCGGCGTTCGCCGACGAGATACCCGAGCACGCACCCGACGCCGAGGTAGTCGTCGAACCAGCGGGGAAGGACACCGGCCCGGCCATCGTGTACGCGACCCACCGCGCCCGCGAAGCCGTCGACGGCGACCCGGTCGTCGTCGTTCTCCCAGCCGACCACCACGTCCCTGACGGCGACGCCTTCGAGCGGACGATGGCCCGCGGCGCACGCGTCGCCGCCGAGTCCGGCCGCCTCGTCGCCTTCGGCGTCGAACCGACCCGTCCCGCCACCGGCTACGGGTACATCGAAGCCGGCACCGCCCGCGGCGTCGGCGACGGCGCATATCGGGAACTCGCGGCGTTCCACGAGAAACCCGACGCGGAGGCGGCCGCCGACTACGTCGACGCGGGGTACTACTGGAACGCAGGCATCTTCGCGTGGACGCCCAAGGCGCTCGTCCGTGAGACGCGCGAGACGCCGTTAGAACCGCTCGTCGCCGAACTGGAATCGGCCGACCCGGACCCCGATGCCGGATTCGACGCCGTCGACCCCGTCAGCATCGACTACGCCGTGATGGAGCGTGCCGAGCGTGCGGCGGTCGTGCCCGCCGACTTCGCGTGGGACGACCTGGGCGCGTGGGACGCCCTCGACCGCGTACTCGACGCCGACGCCGAGGGCAACGTCGTGACCGGGGCAAGCGACGTGCTGTCCGTCGACGCCGCCGACAACGTCGTCGCCAGCGACGGCGCACACGTCTCGCTGGTCGGCGTCGAAGATCTGTGCGTCGTCGCCTACGACGACCGGGTGCTGGTCGTCCCGAAGGCGGAAGCACAGCGGGTCCGCGACGTAGTGGGTCGGTTGAAAGCGTCCGACGACTTCTGA
- a CDS encoding SDR family oxidoreductase: MDLRLDGDTALVTASSSGLGFATASSLAAEGANVVVCGRTPDRLADAESSLADAPGDVLAVEADVTDRDDVAALVDATVEAFGGLDHVVTSAGGVPPGTFDETSDDQWRGAFDTLVMSAVWTLREARPHLTDSDAGTVTCITSTSVREAIDGLVLSNAVRRTVIGLVKTLSREWAPDVRANAVLPGAHETARIEELVEDAIDRGAYDTYEEGLADWAADIPLDRIGDPQELGDVVAFLASERASFVNGAALPVDGGTLNS, from the coding sequence ATGGACCTGCGACTCGACGGCGACACGGCACTGGTGACGGCGAGTTCGAGCGGCCTCGGCTTCGCGACGGCGTCGTCGCTGGCGGCTGAGGGGGCGAACGTCGTCGTCTGTGGACGCACACCCGACCGCCTCGCTGATGCCGAGTCGTCGCTCGCGGACGCGCCGGGCGACGTTCTCGCGGTGGAAGCCGACGTGACGGACCGCGACGACGTGGCGGCGCTCGTGGACGCGACCGTCGAGGCGTTCGGCGGCCTCGACCACGTCGTCACGAGCGCCGGCGGCGTCCCGCCGGGCACGTTCGACGAGACGAGCGACGACCAGTGGCGCGGCGCGTTCGACACGCTCGTGATGAGCGCCGTCTGGACGCTCCGGGAGGCACGGCCCCACCTCACCGACAGCGACGCTGGGACGGTGACGTGCATCACCTCCACCTCCGTCCGAGAGGCCATCGACGGCCTCGTCCTCTCGAACGCCGTCCGGCGGACTGTCATCGGTCTCGTGAAGACTCTCTCGCGGGAGTGGGCACCCGACGTGCGGGCGAACGCCGTCCTCCCGGGCGCACACGAGACCGCTCGCATCGAGGAGTTGGTCGAGGACGCCATCGACCGCGGCGCGTACGACACCTACGAGGAAGGCCTCGCGGACTGGGCGGCCGACATCCCGTTGGACCGCATCGGCGACCCACAAGAACTGGGTGACGTGGTCGCGTTCCTCGCGTCCGAGCGGGCGTCGTTCGTCAACGGGGCGGCCCTGCCGGTCGACGGCGGCACGCTCAACTCGTAA
- a CDS encoding Tfx family DNA-binding protein translates to MVPERSGGVDGGDDEAIDVAELLDRAGFDAARSVLTRRQAEVLALRERNVRQADIAELLGTSRANVSSVESSARDNVEKARETVAFAEALSAPVRIEIAAGTDLYDVPDRVYDACDDAEVKVNHTAPDLMKLVSDDAGGAVQGREVVAPILIGITSTGAVRVRRSE, encoded by the coding sequence ATGGTTCCCGAGCGGAGCGGTGGTGTCGACGGGGGCGACGACGAGGCGATCGACGTCGCAGAGTTACTCGACCGTGCCGGCTTCGACGCCGCCCGGAGCGTCCTGACCCGTCGACAGGCGGAGGTACTGGCGCTCCGCGAGCGCAACGTTCGACAGGCCGACATCGCGGAGTTGCTCGGCACCTCGCGCGCGAACGTCTCCAGCGTCGAGTCGTCGGCCCGCGACAACGTCGAGAAAGCCCGAGAGACGGTCGCGTTCGCGGAGGCGCTGTCGGCTCCTGTCAGGATCGAGATCGCCGCCGGGACCGACCTCTACGACGTTCCCGACCGCGTGTACGACGCCTGTGACGACGCCGAGGTGAAGGTGAATCACACCGCACCCGACCTGATGAAACTCGTCAGCGACGACGCTGGCGGCGCGGTGCAGGGTCGTGAGGTCGTCGCGCCCATCCTCATCGGCATCACCAGCACGGGCGCGGTGCGCGTGCGTCGCTCCGAGTAA
- a CDS encoding TRAM domain-containing protein: protein MADCPLADDCPRFSERIQGMGCQHYGNRGGAEWCNEYDMPISDLKQQPVKPGEEVVVEVDDIHESGAGVGRTEDGFIVMVDGLLPPARAVVRIDRVKQNHAKAKKVIERLPDDPDEADEESAEGADEERSSEDGPATRRERLGSRDNFWGS from the coding sequence ATGGCGGACTGTCCACTTGCGGATGACTGCCCCCGGTTCTCCGAACGGATCCAGGGGATGGGGTGTCAACACTACGGCAATCGCGGCGGCGCAGAGTGGTGCAACGAGTACGATATGCCCATCTCGGACCTGAAACAGCAGCCGGTGAAGCCCGGCGAAGAGGTCGTCGTTGAGGTCGACGACATCCACGAGAGTGGTGCCGGCGTCGGTCGAACCGAGGACGGCTTCATCGTGATGGTCGACGGCCTTCTGCCGCCCGCGCGGGCGGTCGTCCGCATCGACCGCGTGAAACAGAACCACGCGAAAGCGAAGAAGGTGATCGAACGCCTCCCCGACGACCCGGACGAGGCCGACGAGGAGAGCGCGGAGGGCGCCGACGAGGAGCGGTCGTCCGAGGACGGCCCGGCGACCCGCCGCGAGCGACTCGGGTCGCGCGACAACTTCTGGGGCTCGTAA
- a CDS encoding tRNA (guanine(26)-N(2))-dimethyltransferase yields MEVTEGGVTVEVEDARDGASEGRADEVFYNPKMELNRDVTVAVLRAYADHEPRAETYFDAMAASGVRATRAAAEGWDVTAADIDADAVELAARNLAPYDGEAVEGDANALLHEGFFDVVDVDPYGSPMPFVDSAVAGTRNLLCVTATDTAPLCGAHFEAGVRRYDTLPRNTEYHPEMGLRVLIGALVRRAATRDKAALPVCSHVSRHYARTYLELEANATDATATLENLGFVHHCQDCLERDHEYGRLPDAPESCPYCDSARVVTAGPIWLGPIADADFAEAVGDAVSDDMGTARRAREMLDTIAGELDTPTHYDQHRLCKQWGRPAVGMDEFVETLREAGYESSHAHYSGTAFKTEATVEQMREATADLA; encoded by the coding sequence ATGGAGGTCACAGAGGGCGGCGTCACCGTCGAGGTCGAGGACGCGCGCGACGGTGCGAGCGAGGGCCGCGCCGACGAGGTGTTCTACAACCCGAAGATGGAGTTGAACCGCGACGTTACCGTCGCCGTCCTGCGTGCGTACGCCGACCACGAACCCCGCGCGGAGACGTACTTCGACGCGATGGCCGCCTCGGGCGTCCGTGCGACTCGCGCGGCCGCCGAAGGGTGGGACGTGACTGCCGCCGACATCGACGCCGACGCAGTGGAGCTCGCGGCTCGCAACCTCGCGCCGTACGACGGCGAGGCGGTCGAGGGCGACGCGAACGCCCTGCTCCACGAGGGCTTCTTCGACGTGGTCGACGTCGACCCGTACGGGTCGCCGATGCCGTTCGTCGACAGCGCGGTCGCCGGAACGCGCAACCTCCTGTGTGTCACCGCGACCGACACCGCGCCGCTGTGTGGCGCGCACTTCGAGGCGGGCGTCCGCCGCTACGACACCCTCCCACGAAACACGGAGTACCACCCCGAGATGGGCCTGCGCGTGTTGATCGGTGCGCTGGTTCGACGTGCCGCGACTCGCGACAAGGCCGCCCTCCCGGTCTGCTCGCACGTCTCTCGCCACTACGCGCGGACGTACCTCGAACTGGAGGCGAACGCGACGGACGCGACGGCGACGCTGGAGAACTTGGGCTTCGTCCACCACTGTCAGGACTGCCTCGAACGCGACCACGAGTACGGCCGTCTCCCCGACGCTCCCGAGTCGTGTCCGTACTGCGACTCCGCCCGCGTCGTCACCGCCGGCCCCATCTGGCTGGGTCCAATCGCGGATGCCGACTTCGCCGAGGCCGTCGGCGACGCTGTCAGCGACGATATGGGGACCGCGCGACGGGCACGCGAGATGCTCGATACCATCGCGGGCGAACTCGACACGCCGACCCACTACGACCAACACCGCCTGTGCAAGCAGTGGGGCCGCCCAGCCGTCGGAATGGACGAGTTCGTCGAGACACTTCGCGAGGCGGGCTACGAGTCGTCACACGCCCACTACTCCGGGACAGCGTTCAAGACGGAGGCCACGGTCGAGCAGATGCGCGAGGCGACCGCCGACCTCGCGTGA
- a CDS encoding YihY/virulence factor BrkB family protein: protein MPTDPDTTDADSALRQTVAAARRVANVISDRNVTFLAASVAYYAFISLFPAAVLALVVAVAVGGPQLAQAVIDASAGVLTETGQEVLVTALVDGPGQGSVTLISLPLTLWGALKVLRGLDIAFSVVYGTDDDTGIVDQLKDSLTVVTSITVSLVAMVAVGTVVTAVEVSIVARVVGLVALPALLTVAFLPMYYVFPDIDLTVREVVPGAVFAGVGWTLLQVAFQSYVEFQAARGGGQAALYGAIGAVLLLVTFLYFGAVLVLVGAVVNAVLGGHHGSEDGGVRTDGRGGGDGRGGDSDRERRPTDGRDRQGKGRDARAKGRMSGETEGTDAAASDEEDDGRPAPDIEELDERVAELRADLDAFDDRTVKKPALEAELKRYVRGRMRRGHARGWGPYLVLLYGTVMTLGAFYFLDGWVAIAAMLVLFLSTLGLYTLFVLVGVGLNVVEVPWKALDAVRDRR, encoded by the coding sequence GTGCCAACGGACCCCGACACGACCGACGCTGACAGCGCCCTCCGGCAGACGGTCGCGGCCGCCCGCCGCGTCGCCAACGTGATCAGCGACCGAAACGTCACGTTCCTCGCCGCTAGCGTCGCGTACTACGCGTTCATCTCGCTGTTTCCCGCCGCCGTGTTGGCCCTCGTCGTCGCCGTCGCCGTCGGCGGCCCGCAACTCGCGCAGGCGGTCATCGACGCGAGCGCCGGCGTCCTCACCGAGACGGGCCAAGAGGTGTTGGTGACCGCCCTCGTCGACGGACCCGGACAAGGGTCGGTGACGCTCATCAGTCTCCCACTGACGCTGTGGGGCGCATTGAAGGTACTTCGCGGCCTCGACATCGCGTTCTCGGTCGTGTACGGCACCGACGACGATACGGGGATTGTCGATCAGCTGAAAGACTCGCTCACCGTCGTCACGAGCATCACAGTCAGCCTCGTCGCGATGGTTGCCGTCGGGACGGTCGTTACCGCTGTCGAGGTGAGCATCGTCGCCAGAGTCGTCGGACTGGTCGCGTTGCCGGCGTTGCTCACGGTCGCGTTCCTTCCGATGTACTACGTGTTTCCGGACATCGACCTCACGGTTCGAGAGGTGGTTCCCGGAGCAGTGTTCGCCGGCGTCGGATGGACGCTCCTGCAGGTCGCGTTCCAGTCGTACGTCGAGTTCCAGGCGGCGCGCGGCGGCGGACAGGCGGCCCTCTACGGCGCCATCGGCGCGGTGCTCCTCCTCGTGACGTTCCTGTACTTCGGTGCAGTGCTCGTCCTCGTGGGAGCCGTCGTCAACGCCGTCCTCGGCGGCCATCACGGCAGCGAGGACGGAGGCGTCCGGACCGACGGCAGGGGCGGCGGCGATGGTCGCGGTGGTGATTCGGACCGCGAGCGCCGACCGACAGACGGCAGAGACCGGCAGGGTAAAGGGAGGGACGCGCGTGCGAAGGGACGAATGAGCGGCGAGACCGAAGGCACCGACGCGGCCGCGAGCGACGAAGAGGACGACGGCCGTCCGGCACCAGACATCGAGGAACTGGACGAACGCGTGGCCGAACTCCGCGCCGACCTCGACGCCTTCGACGACCGTACGGTGAAGAAGCCGGCGTTGGAGGCGGAGTTGAAGCGGTACGTCCGCGGTCGAATGCGTCGCGGACACGCACGCGGGTGGGGACCGTATCTCGTCCTCCTGTACGGGACGGTGATGACGCTCGGGGCGTTCTACTTCCTCGACGGCTGGGTCGCCATCGCCGCGATGCTCGTGTTGTTCCTCTCGACACTCGGCCTCTACACGCTGTTCGTCCTCGTGGGCGTGGGACTCAACGTCGTCGAGGTGCCCTGGAAGGCGCTCGACGCCGTTCGAGACCGCCGCTGA
- a CDS encoding phosphatase PAP2 family protein has protein sequence MSTHGLLDAPLAVPEWLTVVAALLTQLGDAWFLYLGLGLLYWLGDRRLAANPRAVGATLVAVGLGALAITTGLKSLFAFARPPGAASATAPLWIPAVAHDTFVSAATGDGFAFPSGHAIGATMVYGGLATFLDVWTRRTRIRVATVLITVVAATRVVLGVHYVVDVLAGVAVGVAGLVAFQRVARSGFRPKPDRAFFFAGVLGVVAAAIAAAGGHGTEVVEAGIAIGGGFGGYAVWRVRGTETAPVSALDTVGGLAMMAVLFGSAYGVATTGLPYVFGVVPDTTPFRLLAVVPLTFAAVALIVAWPTVVSRVRETRAPEEEPIEDLITEAEPNADDGE, from the coding sequence ATGTCCACACACGGCCTGCTCGATGCGCCGCTCGCCGTCCCCGAGTGGCTCACCGTCGTCGCCGCCCTCCTCACCCAGTTGGGTGACGCCTGGTTCCTGTATCTCGGCCTCGGCTTGCTGTACTGGCTTGGCGACCGTCGACTCGCAGCCAACCCGCGCGCGGTCGGCGCGACGCTCGTCGCCGTCGGCCTCGGCGCACTCGCCATCACGACCGGTCTCAAGAGCCTGTTCGCGTTCGCTCGCCCACCGGGTGCGGCGTCTGCGACCGCGCCGTTGTGGATCCCGGCGGTTGCACACGACACGTTCGTCAGCGCCGCCACCGGCGACGGCTTCGCGTTCCCCTCGGGCCACGCTATCGGCGCGACGATGGTGTACGGCGGCCTCGCGACGTTCCTCGACGTGTGGACGCGCAGAACGCGCATCCGTGTCGCGACCGTCCTGATAACCGTCGTCGCCGCGACGCGCGTCGTTCTCGGGGTCCACTACGTCGTCGACGTGCTGGCGGGCGTCGCCGTCGGCGTCGCTGGCCTCGTAGCGTTCCAACGGGTCGCTCGCTCGGGCTTTCGACCCAAGCCGGACCGGGCGTTCTTCTTCGCGGGCGTCCTCGGCGTCGTCGCCGCCGCTATCGCCGCCGCTGGCGGTCACGGAACGGAAGTGGTCGAGGCGGGCATCGCCATCGGCGGCGGCTTCGGTGGCTACGCAGTCTGGCGCGTCCGTGGCACCGAGACCGCACCGGTGAGTGCGCTCGACACCGTCGGCGGTCTCGCGATGATGGCCGTCCTGTTCGGGAGCGCCTACGGCGTCGCCACGACGGGCCTCCCGTACGTCTTCGGCGTCGTCCCCGACACGACGCCGTTCCGTCTGCTCGCGGTCGTCCCGCTGACGTTCGCCGCCGTCGCACTCATCGTCGCGTGGCCGACGGTCGTCAGCAGGGTGCGCGAGACGCGAGCGCCCGAGGAAGAACCCATCGAGGACCTCATCACCGAGGCGGAACCGAACGCCGACGACGGCGAGTGA
- the glnA gene encoding type I glutamate--ammonia ligase: protein MTDGNTKPDGGLSAVEQDVLDEIDEKEIDFLRLQFTDILGTVKNVSVPATQAEKAFTEGIYFDGSSINGFVRIQESDMRLKPDPETFAVLPWRTREEGAGGAARLICDVIDTSTGEPFEGDPRRVLKNALERASEMGYEVNAAPEPEFFLFEEDEDGRATTKTNDAGGYFDLAPKDLASDVRRDIIYGLEDMGFEIEASHHEVAEGQHEINFEYDDALSTADNVGTFRTVVRAIAAQHDLHATFMPKPIPRINGSGMHTHISLFTEDGENAFHDDDDEFNLSETAKQFTAGILDHAEALAAVTNPTVNSYKRLVPGYEAPVYVAWSDRNRSALIRKPAARVPAASRIEARFPDPSCNPYLAFAALIHAGLDGIERELECDDPVRENIYEFDEAKREEYGISTLPSNLGEALDALEGDEVVLDALGDHVAEKFIEAKTAEYDDYRVDVSQWELDRYLETF from the coding sequence ATGACGGACGGAAATACCAAGCCTGACGGCGGATTGAGCGCGGTCGAACAGGACGTTCTCGACGAGATCGACGAGAAAGAGATCGACTTCCTCCGTCTGCAGTTTACGGACATTCTCGGCACAGTCAAGAACGTCTCCGTTCCCGCGACGCAGGCGGAGAAGGCGTTCACGGAGGGTATCTACTTCGACGGCTCCTCGATCAACGGCTTCGTTCGGATTCAGGAGTCCGACATGCGGCTCAAGCCCGACCCCGAGACGTTCGCTGTCCTCCCGTGGCGGACTCGCGAGGAGGGAGCAGGTGGCGCTGCTCGCCTCATCTGTGACGTGATCGACACCTCGACGGGCGAACCGTTCGAGGGCGACCCCCGTCGTGTGCTGAAGAACGCACTCGAGCGTGCCTCGGAGATGGGCTACGAAGTCAACGCCGCGCCCGAACCGGAGTTCTTCCTGTTCGAGGAGGACGAGGACGGCCGCGCGACGACGAAGACGAACGACGCCGGCGGCTACTTCGACCTCGCGCCGAAGGACCTCGCCAGCGACGTCCGCCGCGACATCATCTACGGCCTGGAAGACATGGGCTTCGAGATCGAAGCGTCCCACCACGAGGTCGCCGAGGGCCAACACGAGATCAACTTCGAGTACGACGACGCCCTCTCGACGGCCGACAACGTCGGCACCTTCCGCACGGTCGTCCGGGCCATCGCCGCCCAGCACGACCTCCACGCGACGTTCATGCCCAAGCCAATCCCGCGCATCAACGGCTCGGGGATGCACACCCACATCTCGCTGTTCACCGAGGACGGCGAGAACGCCTTCCACGACGACGACGACGAGTTCAACCTCTCGGAGACGGCCAAGCAGTTCACCGCTGGCATCCTCGACCACGCCGAGGCACTCGCCGCGGTGACGAACCCGACGGTGAACTCCTACAAGCGGCTCGTCCCCGGCTACGAGGCACCCGTCTACGTCGCCTGGTCCGACCGGAACCGCTCGGCGCTCATCCGCAAGCCGGCCGCACGCGTTCCGGCCGCCTCGCGTATCGAGGCGCGCTTCCCCGACCCGTCCTGTAATCCGTATCTCGCGTTCGCCGCGCTCATTCACGCCGGCCTCGACGGCATCGAGCGCGAACTCGAATGTGACGACCCGGTCCGCGAGAACATCTACGAGTTCGACGAGGCCAAGCGCGAGGAGTACGGCATCTCCACGCTCCCGTCGAACCTCGGCGAGGCACTCGACGCCCTCGAAGGCGACGAAGTCGTCCTCGACGCACTCGGCGACCACGTCGCCGAGAAGTTCATCGAGGCGAAGACCGCGGAGTACGACGACTACCGCGTCGACGTCTCGCAGTGGGAACTCGACCGCTACCTCGAGACGTTCTGA